One genomic region from Chryseobacterium sp. JJR-5R encodes:
- a CDS encoding SLATT domain-containing protein translates to MENLLQLVRQNKTDVMYGKKRHFNAADRKQNYHWYLGVPLIIGNLLSASILWYVLKQDIQDSWKYIPLFLSLILAIGSSLQTFFNFEKKIEGHKRIGNKYLAIMKRCQRLESYILQNDLENNVIIKDIEDIAAETDKVNVEAEAFLTSKADFEKARKGFKEGEESYTNEELQA, encoded by the coding sequence ATGGAAAATTTATTACAGCTTGTAAGACAAAACAAAACCGACGTAATGTATGGGAAAAAACGACATTTTAATGCTGCTGACCGAAAACAAAATTATCACTGGTATTTAGGTGTACCGCTAATAATTGGAAATCTACTGTCTGCTTCAATCCTTTGGTACGTTTTAAAACAAGATATACAAGACTCATGGAAGTATATTCCTCTGTTTTTATCACTAATCTTAGCAATAGGATCATCACTTCAAACATTTTTTAATTTTGAAAAAAAGATAGAAGGTCATAAAAGGATAGGGAATAAATATTTAGCTATAATGAAACGATGCCAAAGACTTGAATCGTATATTTTACAGAATGATCTGGAGAATAATGTAATTATTAAAGATATAGAAGATATTGCTGCAGAAACTGATAAAGTAAATGTTGAAGCTGAAGCCTTCCTTACAAGCAAAGCTGATTTCGAAAAGGCGAGGAAAGGTTTTAAAGAAGGCGAAGAATCCTATACAAACGAAGAATTACAGGCATAA
- a CDS encoding RES domain-containing protein: MRFEELLKDKIFELPLNQTTNDNFKTFIINKLNLFLEKVNNLDPGPIHVEKNYISSNFVKEVQRKVVENLILCFEDYYNGNPFKAYEKLHTVFRNDFKDLYAIINQKEYEVNESFFRIRLSDKNYLYKKSEMFHIPFELRNKVSTQRFSIPGFPSLYLGRTVYICWEELNRPSIDKIQAIKFKSIKRIKLLDLTPPSKDCTDIDELYRFFMTFPIIMCCSVKVKDPSDTFKPEYIIPQLLLQWIRNNDRLDGIQYKSTHITSRVFNDNTELINIVLPVKTSEDNGICNRLTSYFESTEVVSWNLYEFAMGGQIFLYGDMDAQIVNKKIPNLEIIDGKKYPYFYSTLGRLEYYLEISQTAPML, from the coding sequence ATGAGATTCGAGGAACTTTTAAAAGACAAAATTTTTGAACTGCCATTAAATCAAACTACAAACGATAATTTTAAAACATTTATTATTAATAAACTAAACCTATTTTTAGAAAAGGTTAACAATTTAGATCCAGGACCAATTCATGTTGAAAAAAATTATATTTCATCGAATTTTGTAAAAGAAGTTCAAAGAAAAGTTGTTGAAAATCTTATACTCTGTTTTGAAGATTACTATAATGGAAATCCTTTCAAGGCTTATGAAAAACTTCATACGGTCTTTCGTAATGATTTTAAAGATTTATATGCAATTATTAATCAAAAGGAATATGAAGTAAATGAAAGCTTTTTCAGAATTAGATTAAGCGATAAAAACTATCTGTATAAAAAGTCAGAAATGTTTCATATCCCATTTGAGCTAAGAAATAAGGTCTCAACACAAAGATTCAGCATACCAGGATTTCCTAGCTTATATTTAGGAAGAACTGTTTATATATGTTGGGAAGAATTAAATCGTCCCTCAATAGATAAAATCCAGGCTATAAAATTTAAAAGTATAAAAAGAATTAAATTACTTGATCTAACTCCGCCTTCTAAAGATTGTACAGATATTGATGAGTTATACCGATTTTTTATGACTTTTCCAATAATAATGTGTTGTAGTGTAAAAGTCAAAGATCCGTCAGATACATTCAAACCTGAATATATAATCCCACAATTACTTTTGCAGTGGATAAGAAATAATGATAGACTAGATGGAATACAATATAAATCAACACATATCACATCAAGAGTGTTTAATGATAATACTGAACTAATAAATATTGTTTTGCCCGTTAAGACAAGCGAAGACAATGGGATATGTAATCGACTTACATCATATTTTGAGAGTACAGAAGTTGTCTCCTGGAATTTGTACGAATTTGCAATGGGTGGGCAAATTTTTCTTTATGGTGATATGGATGCTCAAATTGTAAATAAAAAAATTCCAAACCTAGAAATTATAGATGGCAAAAAATATCCATATTTTTATTCTACATTAGGAAGATTGGAATATTATTTAGAGATTAGTCAAACAGCACCGATGTTATAA
- a CDS encoding SMODS domain-containing nucleotidyltransferase encodes MAASIENYLKDLAKKYYLKNDSEEVRKINISVQTLFTNLDSYFKNNQIKKKFVFGSYDRDTILPRKYDSKSDVDVMIIFNHTSYERTPETYRKWLSDFANLYYANRYNSKVTKTFPTVTVELNHIKYDLVPAKEVQSLYSDYLYIPSSGGDWVTTDPNDIKTKLVRANTTYNGIIRPIIRLFKAWNSNNLYPFDSYNLESKLLSINYFGDNVQTGFFYAVKSLSLPLFAAEWKKEKLEKLKKVCAEAENYLLLDMPASAKFELHKILPD; translated from the coding sequence ATGGCAGCATCAATTGAAAACTATTTAAAAGATTTAGCTAAGAAATACTATCTGAAAAATGATTCTGAAGAAGTAAGAAAAATTAATATATCGGTACAAACTCTTTTTACAAACTTAGATTCATATTTTAAAAATAATCAAATCAAGAAAAAATTTGTCTTTGGGTCCTACGATAGAGATACGATCTTACCTCGAAAATACGATAGCAAGTCAGATGTGGATGTAATGATTATATTTAATCATACTTCATATGAAAGAACTCCTGAAACTTATAGAAAATGGTTAAGTGATTTTGCAAATTTATACTATGCAAATCGTTATAATTCTAAAGTTACAAAAACATTTCCTACTGTTACCGTCGAGTTAAATCATATAAAATATGACCTTGTCCCTGCAAAAGAAGTACAAAGTTTATACTCTGATTATTTATATATCCCAAGTTCAGGCGGCGATTGGGTAACTACAGATCCAAATGATATAAAAACAAAGTTAGTTAGAGCCAACACAACCTATAATGGAATAATTCGACCAATTATACGATTGTTTAAAGCCTGGAATAGTAATAATTTGTATCCTTTTGATTCCTATAATTTAGAATCAAAATTATTAAGTATCAACTATTTTGGGGATAATGTTCAAACTGGTTTCTTCTATGCGGTAAAATCATTATCGTTACCATTATTTGCCGCTGAATGGAAAAAAGAGAAATTAGAGAAGTTAAAAAAGGTATGCGCAGAAGCTGAGAACTATCTTTTATTGGATATGCCAGCGTCTGCAAAATTTGAATTACATAAAATTTTACCTGACTAA
- a CDS encoding DNA-processing protein DprA, which translates to MKESFDYLASLTEIEKKNSPKSFFYEGKYSLLESGRRVSVVGSRKISELGIKRAEKVSKFLVNAGITIVSGLAEGVDTIAHETAIKEGGNTIAVIGTPLNQYYPKKNKQLQDLIAKEHLLISQFPDSFPVTPKNFPIRNRLMALISDATIIIEASEKSGTKHQGWEALRLGRTVFIMENVIKDSSISWAQEMIKYGAEILTNENFKDLLFDLPFLTTKEEYEF; encoded by the coding sequence ATGAAAGAATCTTTTGATTATTTGGCCAGTTTAACTGAAATCGAAAAAAAGAATAGCCCTAAATCTTTCTTTTATGAAGGAAAGTATTCTTTATTAGAAAGTGGAAGACGTGTATCAGTAGTAGGCTCACGAAAAATTTCTGAGTTGGGAATAAAGCGCGCTGAAAAGGTATCAAAATTTTTAGTAAATGCAGGTATTACTATTGTTAGCGGATTAGCAGAAGGAGTAGATACTATTGCTCATGAAACGGCGATAAAAGAAGGAGGAAATACTATAGCAGTTATAGGAACTCCATTAAACCAGTATTATCCTAAGAAAAATAAACAGCTCCAAGATTTGATTGCAAAAGAACATTTACTAATTTCTCAATTTCCTGATTCTTTTCCAGTAACTCCAAAAAATTTTCCTATTCGCAATAGATTAATGGCTCTAATTAGCGATGCAACTATTATTATTGAAGCAAGTGAAAAAAGTGGAACTAAACATCAAGGTTGGGAAGCTTTACGATTGGGACGAACTGTATTTATAATGGAAAACGTAATTAAAGACAGCTCAATTAGTTGGGCCCAAGAAATGATTAAATATGGAGCTGAAATATTAACAAATGAGAATTTCAAAGATCTTCTTTTTGATCTTCCATTTTTAACAACTAAAGAAGAATATGAGTTTTGA
- a CDS encoding surface-adhesin E family protein: MKKLLFILIFLPIVTFAQTEWKYVATTNSEDNYYIKDIIEDNYGMLSVWVKIQKSEKKEYFKGQKYYRPSDLVLTKWTIDCQNKTTKTQTMVVYDLKGKVRHSSNGPFEESYIIPDSVAEKVMTAACRKVD, translated from the coding sequence ATGAAAAAACTTTTATTTATCCTCATATTTCTTCCAATAGTTACTTTTGCACAGACTGAATGGAAATATGTAGCAACGACAAATTCTGAAGATAATTACTATATAAAAGATATTATTGAGGATAATTATGGAATGCTATCTGTCTGGGTTAAGATACAAAAATCTGAAAAAAAAGAGTATTTCAAGGGACAGAAATATTATAGACCTTCAGATCTTGTTCTTACAAAATGGACTATAGATTGCCAAAATAAAACTACTAAAACACAAACAATGGTTGTTTATGATTTAAAAGGCAAAGTTCGACATTCTTCTAATGGTCCTTTTGAAGAAAGCTATATTATTCCTGATTCTGTTGCGGAAAAGGTTATGACTGCAGCTTGTAGAAAAGTTGATTAA
- a CDS encoding phosphoribosyltransferase, whose protein sequence is MSFEFMTLLIYTPRGDSANAQKSRRLAGACKNGEFPFALKIADKIEELNAGNYFDNSVLVPIPRSTPLVAGAVYPAKTLAEGLLKYGFGNSLQSILKRTQPINKSSNNFTAETRNTVQTHLDSMKVRPLLITEPTIVLIDDILTLGRTAMASAMKLQDVYPDKEIKIFCPFRTRGWEDKNLLVSLESGYMNLSNDGNGVRLPD, encoded by the coding sequence ATGAGTTTTGAATTTATGACTTTGCTGATATATACTCCAAGGGGTGATTCAGCAAATGCCCAAAAATCTAGAAGATTAGCAGGTGCATGTAAAAATGGCGAATTTCCATTTGCCCTCAAAATAGCGGATAAAATCGAGGAATTAAATGCTGGAAATTATTTTGATAACTCTGTATTAGTACCAATTCCTAGAAGCACACCATTAGTTGCAGGCGCTGTATATCCGGCAAAAACTCTAGCTGAAGGTTTGCTCAAGTATGGTTTTGGGAACAGTCTCCAAAGTATTTTAAAAAGGACACAACCAATAAATAAATCTAGTAATAATTTTACAGCTGAAACTAGAAATACTGTGCAAACACACTTGGATAGCATGAAAGTAAGGCCATTATTGATTACAGAACCAACTATTGTTCTAATTGATGATATTCTAACGTTAGGTAGGACTGCAATGGCTTCAGCAATGAAATTACAAGATGTTTATCCAGATAAGGAAATTAAAATATTTTGTCCTTTTAGAACCAGAGGGTGGGAAGATAAAAATTTATTAGTTTCATTAGAAAGTGGATATATGAACCTCTCTAATGATGGAAATGGTGTAAGATTACCTGATTAA